In Frondihabitans sp. PAMC 28766, a genomic segment contains:
- a CDS encoding MFS transporter → MTSHHDQKPRRRGLLVDLSPARQSPAFARLWIGSSISGIGAQLTLVAVGLEIYDITKSTFAVALVGVVSLVPIIAAGLYGGMLADAFDRRLVAIIAAIVAWGTTACIALHAYLGLDNVGLLYGLTALDAVASTIINTSRSAIIPRLLPPELLPAASALNGIGTGVQLTVGPALAGILVAVVGFPATYTVDVVLFTAAFLGIFSLPAIRPEGETQRPGLASLMFGVRFLRRSPNIRMTFVVDIIAMTFGQPRVLYPVVGAVLIGGGAITVGVLTASYAIGALLCSLFSGRLGSVRKQGAAVNWAVSAYGLCILAFGLVLLLAQLRGPGGVGSLTAGLASADLPALAGAAVTLAAAGAADNVSSIFRNTILQAAAPDAMRGRLQGIFIVVVTGGPRVGDLFVGLLAAAGTVWPPLLGGALIIALVGLLARLQPSFRKYDRLNPTP, encoded by the coding sequence TTGACCTCACACCACGATCAGAAGCCGCGCCGCCGCGGCCTCCTCGTCGATCTCTCCCCCGCCCGCCAGAGCCCGGCCTTCGCGAGACTCTGGATCGGCTCGTCGATCTCGGGCATCGGCGCCCAGCTCACGCTCGTCGCCGTCGGCCTCGAGATCTACGACATCACCAAGTCGACCTTCGCCGTGGCGCTCGTCGGGGTGGTGTCGCTCGTGCCGATCATCGCCGCCGGCCTCTACGGCGGCATGCTGGCCGACGCCTTCGACCGCCGGCTGGTCGCCATCATCGCCGCGATCGTCGCGTGGGGCACCACCGCGTGCATCGCGCTGCACGCCTACCTCGGCCTCGACAACGTCGGGCTGCTCTACGGGCTCACGGCGCTCGACGCCGTCGCCTCGACGATCATCAACACGTCGCGCTCGGCCATCATCCCTCGCCTCCTGCCACCCGAGCTGCTGCCCGCGGCGAGCGCCCTCAACGGCATCGGCACGGGAGTGCAGTTGACGGTGGGGCCCGCCCTGGCCGGCATCCTCGTGGCCGTCGTCGGCTTCCCCGCCACGTACACGGTCGACGTGGTGCTCTTCACTGCGGCCTTCCTCGGCATCTTCTCGCTGCCGGCGATCCGGCCCGAGGGCGAGACGCAGCGGCCGGGGCTCGCGTCGCTGATGTTCGGCGTCCGCTTCCTGCGGCGCTCCCCCAACATCAGGATGACGTTCGTGGTCGACATCATCGCGATGACGTTCGGCCAGCCGCGAGTGCTCTACCCGGTGGTCGGCGCCGTGCTGATCGGAGGGGGCGCGATCACGGTGGGCGTGCTCACGGCGTCGTACGCGATCGGAGCGCTGCTGTGCAGCCTCTTCTCGGGGCGTCTCGGCAGCGTGCGAAAGCAGGGTGCGGCCGTCAACTGGGCGGTGTCGGCGTACGGCCTGTGCATCCTCGCCTTCGGCCTCGTCCTTCTGCTCGCACAGCTGCGCGGGCCCGGCGGAGTCGGCAGCCTGACGGCGGGTCTGGCGTCAGCCGACCTCCCGGCCCTTGCCGGTGCTGCCGTCACCCTGGCCGCAGCGGGCGCCGCCGACAACGTGTCGTCGATCTTCCGCAACACGATCCTCCAGGCGGCCGCCCCCGACGCCATGCGCGGCCGACTCCAGGGCATCTTCATCGTCGTCGTGACCGGCGGGCCGCGAGTGGGAGACCTGTTCGTCGGCCTCCTCGCCGCCGCCGGCACGGTGTGGCCGCCGCTCCTCGGCGGGGCACTGATCATCGCGCTCGTGGGGCTGCTGGCGCGACTGCAGCCGTCGTTCCGCAAGTACGACCGACTCAACCCCACGCCGTAG
- a CDS encoding FKBP-type peptidyl-prolyl cis-trans isomerase yields the protein MTHDPSTKPEIDAPEGPAPADLQTTDITVGDGAEAVAGSTVNVHYVGVEYDSGEEFDSSWGRGEAINFPLAALVRGWQEGIPGMRVGGRRTLVVPPQLAYGPAGSGHPLSGKTLIFVIDLLGVS from the coding sequence ATGACTCACGATCCTTCGACCAAGCCCGAAATCGACGCCCCCGAGGGCCCGGCCCCGGCCGACCTCCAGACCACCGACATCACCGTCGGCGACGGTGCCGAGGCCGTCGCCGGCTCCACCGTCAACGTCCACTACGTCGGTGTCGAGTACGACTCCGGCGAAGAGTTCGACTCGTCCTGGGGTCGCGGCGAGGCTATCAACTTCCCGCTCGCAGCCCTGGTGCGCGGCTGGCAGGAGGGCATCCCCGGCATGAGGGTCGGCGGTCGCCGCACCCTCGTCGTGCCGCCGCAGCTCGCCTACGGCCCCGCCGGCTCCGGTCACCCGCTCAGCGGCAAGACCCTGATCTTCGTGATCGACCTCCTCGGCGTGAGCTGA
- a CDS encoding aldo/keto reductase, producing the protein MALDAITVPTRPLNDGTAFPVVGLGTYGLNGDEGTAAVTTALETGYRILDTALNYGNEDAVGRAVRETDVPRDDIIVTSKLPGRHHGYAEALASFEETRKNLGLDHVDLYLIHWPLPRIDQYVESFRAFTKLQDDGLVTSIGVSNFTIEHLTRVIDEVGVTPAVNQVELHPYFPQGELRAFHAAHGIATEAWSPIGKKSELLTEGLIAEIASAHGVTPTQVVIRWHVQIGSVPVPKSQDAGRQRENLDVFGFELSDDEVARISGLERGRIWGADPNSHEEF; encoded by the coding sequence ATGGCGCTCGACGCCATCACGGTTCCGACCCGCCCGCTGAACGACGGCACCGCCTTCCCGGTCGTCGGTCTCGGCACGTACGGCCTGAACGGCGACGAGGGCACGGCAGCGGTCACGACGGCACTCGAGACCGGCTATCGCATCCTCGACACCGCCCTCAACTACGGCAACGAAGACGCCGTCGGGCGTGCCGTGCGCGAGACCGACGTGCCCCGCGACGACATCATCGTCACGTCGAAGCTGCCGGGCCGCCACCACGGCTACGCCGAGGCGCTCGCGAGCTTCGAAGAGACCCGGAAGAATCTGGGCCTCGACCACGTCGATCTCTACCTGATCCACTGGCCGCTGCCGCGGATCGACCAGTACGTCGAATCCTTCAGAGCCTTCACGAAGCTGCAGGACGACGGGCTGGTCACCTCGATCGGCGTCTCGAACTTCACGATCGAACACCTCACCCGGGTGATCGACGAGGTCGGCGTCACCCCCGCCGTCAACCAGGTCGAGCTGCACCCGTACTTCCCGCAGGGTGAGCTGCGCGCCTTCCACGCGGCGCACGGCATCGCCACCGAGGCGTGGAGCCCGATCGGCAAGAAGAGCGAGCTGCTCACCGAAGGGCTCATCGCCGAGATCGCGAGCGCGCACGGCGTGACGCCCACCCAGGTCGTCATCCGCTGGCACGTGCAGATCGGCTCGGTGCCTGTACCCAAATCGCAGGATGCCGGGCGTCAGCGCGAGAACCTCGACGTCTTCGGCTTCGAGCTGAGCGACGACGAGGTGGCCCGCATCTCGGGGCTCGAGCGCGGCCGTATCTGGGGCGCCGACCCCAACTCTCACGAAGAGTTCTAG
- a CDS encoding UvrD-helicase domain-containing protein yields the protein MPSELDRERDYVSTLYERLDELKAEARERLTATRRETVGGNHQSRSERDAYARLYEDTLAQLGEVDDRLAFGRLELEEPDDTTSPQRGDGIHRAVPDSGAYRYIGRIGLRDRDHHPILLDWRVPGASAFYQATAATPMGARARRHLTLEGRTVTRIEDEVFDPTLLDRGDAQLQGEGALMAALTAQRTGRMSDIVATIQAEQDRIIRSQLDGILVVQGGPGTGKTAVALHRAAYLLYSHRERLRGSGVLVVGPSRSFLRYIEQVLPSLGESGVVLSSLGGLYPDVEATTDDAPEVAALKGSGQMADLLKRAVRSRQVAPAADSVVDIDGERMAVQPQLVADALRRAQERGKPHNDGRVLFNRYALSALTRQLIGQLRDRGTTIDDADELVLREDVRQSYDVRVLLNTAWIPLTPQKLLEDLYARPNWLASITQRWSPEQRALLRRGRGEAFTISDVPLLDEAAELLGEFDTAVDADRRARKQQQKRDIENAERAIENMQVEGLVSAGDIAGNFAERAASMTTAERAAGDRTWAFGHVVVDEAQELSPMQWRLLARRCPLRSFTVVGDIAQASSPASATSWDRALQGLLPRRRGAEGPGGSWRLEELTVNYRTPSQIVDYAEATAKRNGLEITPSRSVRSSEWRVREVAPSAGQDAIASVVDAVAFDRAIDSGGTLAVIAPEALVAPLVRALADVFPGAVSPGTASLTTPISVLSTAAAKGLEFDAVVVVDPDGILRLSSRGNASLYVAMTRPTQRLTVVSVS from the coding sequence TTGCCATCTGAACTCGATCGCGAGCGCGATTACGTGTCGACGCTCTACGAGCGCCTCGACGAGCTGAAAGCCGAAGCACGAGAGCGACTGACCGCCACCCGCCGCGAGACCGTCGGCGGCAACCATCAGAGCCGCAGCGAACGCGATGCCTACGCGCGTCTCTACGAGGACACGCTGGCGCAGCTCGGCGAGGTCGACGACCGACTCGCGTTCGGCCGACTCGAACTCGAAGAGCCCGACGACACCACGAGCCCGCAGCGCGGCGACGGGATCCACCGCGCTGTGCCTGATTCTGGCGCGTACCGCTATATCGGCCGCATCGGCCTCCGCGACCGAGACCACCATCCGATCCTCCTCGACTGGCGTGTGCCCGGCGCCAGCGCCTTCTACCAGGCGACCGCCGCGACACCGATGGGCGCCCGCGCGCGCCGGCATCTCACGCTCGAGGGCCGCACGGTCACCCGCATCGAAGACGAGGTCTTCGACCCGACCCTCCTCGACCGCGGTGACGCACAGCTGCAGGGCGAGGGCGCGCTCATGGCCGCCCTGACCGCCCAGCGCACCGGGCGCATGTCCGACATCGTGGCGACCATCCAGGCCGAGCAAGACCGGATCATCCGGTCTCAGCTCGACGGCATCCTGGTCGTCCAGGGCGGCCCCGGCACCGGCAAGACGGCCGTGGCACTGCACCGTGCCGCCTACCTGCTCTATTCGCACCGTGAGCGCCTGCGCGGGTCGGGCGTGCTGGTCGTCGGCCCGAGCCGGTCATTCCTCCGGTACATCGAGCAGGTGCTGCCGTCGCTCGGCGAGTCGGGCGTGGTGCTCTCGAGCCTCGGCGGGCTCTACCCCGACGTCGAGGCGACGACCGACGACGCTCCCGAGGTGGCCGCACTCAAGGGGTCCGGCCAGATGGCCGACCTGCTGAAGCGCGCCGTGCGCTCGCGCCAGGTCGCCCCGGCGGCCGACTCGGTCGTCGACATCGACGGTGAGCGCATGGCGGTGCAGCCGCAGCTCGTCGCCGACGCGCTCCGGCGCGCGCAAGAACGCGGAAAGCCGCACAACGACGGGCGCGTGCTCTTCAACCGCTACGCCCTTTCGGCCCTCACCCGGCAGCTCATCGGCCAATTGCGCGACCGCGGCACCACCATCGACGACGCCGACGAGCTCGTGCTGCGCGAAGACGTGCGGCAGTCGTACGACGTGCGCGTGCTGCTCAACACGGCGTGGATACCGCTCACCCCGCAGAAGCTCCTCGAAGACCTCTACGCGCGCCCCAACTGGCTTGCGTCGATCACGCAGCGCTGGTCACCTGAGCAGCGCGCTCTGCTCCGCCGAGGCCGCGGCGAGGCGTTCACGATCAGCGACGTGCCCCTGCTCGACGAGGCGGCCGAGTTGCTCGGCGAGTTCGACACCGCCGTCGACGCCGACCGGCGGGCCCGCAAGCAGCAGCAGAAGCGCGACATCGAGAACGCCGAGCGCGCCATCGAGAACATGCAGGTCGAAGGGCTCGTCTCGGCCGGCGACATCGCCGGCAACTTCGCCGAGCGCGCCGCCAGCATGACCACCGCCGAGCGCGCCGCCGGCGATCGCACCTGGGCCTTCGGCCACGTGGTCGTCGACGAGGCGCAAGAGCTCTCGCCGATGCAGTGGCGCCTCCTCGCCCGGCGCTGCCCGCTGCGGTCGTTCACCGTGGTCGGCGACATCGCCCAGGCGTCGTCGCCCGCTTCCGCGACCTCCTGGGACCGCGCGCTGCAGGGCCTCCTGCCCCGCCGCCGCGGTGCCGAGGGCCCCGGCGGCTCGTGGCGCCTCGAAGAGCTCACAGTCAACTACCGCACCCCCAGCCAGATCGTCGACTACGCCGAGGCGACCGCGAAGCGCAACGGGCTCGAGATCACGCCCAGCCGCTCGGTGCGGTCGAGCGAGTGGCGGGTGCGCGAGGTGGCGCCGTCGGCGGGGCAGGATGCGATCGCGAGCGTCGTCGACGCGGTCGCGTTCGATCGCGCCATCGACTCCGGCGGCACGCTGGCCGTCATCGCCCCCGAGGCCCTGGTCGCGCCCCTCGTGCGCGCACTCGCCGACGTGTTCCCCGGTGCGGTGTCACCCGGTACCGCCTCGCTGACGACGCCGATCAGCGTGCTCAGCACGGCGGCGGCGAAGGGCCTGGAGTTCGATGCGGTGGTGGTGGTCGACCCCGACGGCATCCTGCGCCTGTCGTCGCGGGGCAACGCGAGCCTCTACGTCGCCATGACCCGTCCCACGCAGCGCCTCACCGTCGTCAGCGTCTCCTAG
- a CDS encoding nuclear transport factor 2 family protein, with protein MPVETPAAIRTFIDATNEEDIEAFLASFTPDATLDDWGRVFTGPDGIASWNQTDNIGKHSRFDVVEVAAGTADGQYVVTMDVTGEGYNGIGTMTFTVEGDLVKSLVIT; from the coding sequence ATGCCCGTCGAGACCCCTGCCGCCATCCGCACCTTCATCGATGCCACCAACGAAGAGGACATCGAGGCCTTCCTCGCCTCGTTCACGCCCGACGCGACCCTCGACGACTGGGGTCGCGTCTTCACCGGCCCCGACGGCATCGCCAGCTGGAACCAGACCGACAATATCGGCAAACACTCGCGCTTCGACGTCGTCGAGGTGGCCGCGGGCACGGCCGACGGGCAGTACGTCGTCACGATGGACGTGACCGGCGAGGGCTACAACGGCATCGGCACGATGACCTTCACGGTCGAGGGCGACCTCGTGAAGTCGCTGGTCATCACCTAG
- a CDS encoding glycoside hydrolase family 6 protein, with amino-acid sequence MARHRTTLIARTVIVALAASVIAAGIVQGQVSDAGAVTAVPSAASIQRATPAELYSGGLAVQPGSQPAIEVAALMKRHQTAEAKSIEQIASQPVAIWLGDWYGQAQVARVVAAQLSVAKKAHRTATFVTYAIPDRDCGGYSAGGLTASQYLAWNKTIATALRGQRAVVLVEPDSLAMISNCTSVAAQRLPLIKSAVQTLAANGATVYLDAGNSHWVDPATMASRLKAAGIESARGFFTNVSNFYPVADEEAYANKVSALTGGSHYVIDTSRDGQGWKGTWCNPIGAGLGKNPAVSNGRTKLDATLWVKTPGASDGTCDGGPTAGTWWEKYAVALVKNRTK; translated from the coding sequence ATGGCACGTCACCGCACCACCCTCATCGCCCGCACCGTCATCGTCGCGCTCGCCGCCTCGGTGATCGCCGCCGGCATCGTGCAGGGCCAGGTCTCCGACGCGGGCGCCGTGACGGCTGTGCCGAGCGCCGCCTCGATCCAGCGGGCCACACCGGCCGAGCTCTACTCCGGCGGCCTCGCCGTGCAGCCGGGCTCACAGCCGGCCATCGAGGTCGCGGCCCTGATGAAGCGGCACCAGACCGCCGAGGCGAAGTCGATCGAGCAGATCGCCTCGCAGCCCGTCGCGATCTGGCTCGGCGACTGGTACGGCCAGGCGCAGGTCGCCCGCGTGGTCGCCGCCCAGCTCTCCGTGGCGAAGAAGGCCCACCGGACGGCCACGTTCGTGACCTACGCGATCCCCGACCGCGACTGCGGTGGCTACTCGGCGGGCGGGCTCACCGCCTCGCAGTATCTCGCCTGGAACAAGACCATCGCGACGGCCCTCCGCGGTCAGCGAGCCGTCGTGCTCGTCGAGCCCGACTCGCTCGCCATGATCTCGAACTGCACGTCGGTGGCCGCGCAGCGGCTGCCGCTGATCAAGTCGGCGGTGCAGACCCTTGCGGCCAACGGCGCAACCGTCTACCTCGACGCCGGCAATTCGCACTGGGTCGACCCCGCCACCATGGCGTCACGCCTGAAAGCCGCCGGGATCGAGTCGGCCCGCGGGTTCTTCACGAACGTCTCGAACTTCTACCCCGTCGCCGACGAGGAGGCCTATGCGAACAAGGTCTCGGCCCTCACCGGCGGCTCCCACTACGTGATCGACACATCGCGCGACGGCCAGGGCTGGAAGGGCACCTGGTGCAACCCGATCGGTGCCGGCCTCGGCAAGAACCCCGCGGTGTCGAACGGCCGCACGAAGCTCGACGCGACCCTCTGGGTGAAGACGCCGGGCGCGAGCGACGGCACCTGCGACGGCGGGCCGACCGCGGGCACGTGGTGGGAGAAGTACGCGGTGGCCCTGGTCAAGAACCGGACGAAGTAG
- a CDS encoding adenine phosphoribosyltransferase, with protein sequence MTTSDAADLVDRLTAVVPDFPKPGILFRDVTPVFADAEAFGAVCAGLAEPFEGAFVAVAGIEARGFALAGGIAAQTGTGVLTVRKAGKLPGEVLSESYSLEYGEASIELRPGQLPKGSRVLVADDVLATGGTADASITLLERAGYEVVGLAVLLELDGLGGRDRIAPRVPVHALGSAPA encoded by the coding sequence ATGACCACCTCGGATGCCGCAGACCTCGTCGACCGCCTCACCGCGGTCGTGCCCGACTTCCCGAAGCCCGGCATCCTCTTCCGTGACGTGACTCCGGTCTTCGCCGACGCCGAGGCCTTCGGCGCGGTGTGCGCGGGGCTCGCCGAGCCGTTCGAGGGCGCGTTCGTCGCCGTCGCGGGCATCGAGGCGCGCGGCTTCGCGCTCGCCGGAGGGATCGCCGCCCAGACCGGCACCGGCGTGCTCACGGTGCGGAAGGCCGGCAAGCTGCCCGGCGAGGTGCTGAGCGAGAGCTACTCGCTCGAATACGGCGAAGCCTCGATCGAGCTGCGCCCGGGTCAGCTGCCGAAGGGGTCGCGCGTGCTCGTCGCCGACGACGTCCTCGCGACCGGAGGCACCGCCGACGCCTCGATCACGCTGCTCGAGCGGGCAGGATACGAGGTGGTCGGCCTCGCCGTCCTGCTCGAGCTCGACGGCCTCGGAGGCCGCGACCGCATCGCCCCCCGCGTGCCCGTGCACGCTCTCGGCTCCGCCCCCGCCTGA
- a CDS encoding M50 family metallopeptidase: MDLVMSLWSRVTQTSEPLGVPLLLGSLALGVLLVVLPGTWHTVRHAVTVVHEGGHGLAAVLTGRRLTGIRLHSDTSGLTVSKGPRTGLGMVITLLAGYTAPALAALGASWMLSRGYSAGLLWALLLVLALMLIQIRNWFGLWVILVGAAVVVAVTWLAAPEWQLVFGHVLTVVLALGALRASLELQTSRRRARSGQSDADQLARLSHVPGLFWVFVFVLVALACAIADAWMVVPQGLLTR, translated from the coding sequence GTGGATCTCGTCATGTCGCTCTGGTCGCGCGTCACCCAGACCTCCGAGCCCCTCGGCGTCCCCCTGCTGCTCGGGTCGCTGGCGCTCGGCGTGCTGCTCGTCGTGTTGCCCGGCACCTGGCACACCGTGCGGCACGCCGTCACGGTCGTGCACGAAGGTGGCCACGGTCTCGCCGCCGTGCTGACCGGGCGACGCCTGACGGGGATCCGCCTGCACTCCGACACCTCGGGGCTGACCGTCTCGAAAGGTCCGCGGACTGGCCTCGGCATGGTGATCACCCTGCTCGCCGGCTACACGGCGCCCGCACTCGCGGCGCTCGGCGCGTCGTGGATGCTCAGCCGCGGCTATTCCGCCGGCCTGCTCTGGGCGCTGCTGCTCGTGCTGGCGCTCATGCTGATCCAGATCCGCAATTGGTTCGGCCTCTGGGTGATCCTCGTCGGGGCTGCCGTGGTCGTCGCCGTCACCTGGCTCGCGGCACCCGAGTGGCAACTCGTCTTCGGCCATGTGCTCACCGTGGTGCTGGCGCTCGGCGCCCTGCGAGCGAGCCTCGAACTGCAGACGAGTCGGCGTCGCGCCCGTTCGGGGCAGTCGGACGCCGACCAGCTCGCCCGCTTGAGCCACGTGCCGGGGCTCTTCTGGGTCTTCGTCTTCGTTCTCGTGGCGCTCGCCTGCGCCATCGCCGACGCGTGGATGGTCGTGCCGCAGGGCCTCCTGACCCGGTGA
- a CDS encoding nuclease-related domain-containing protein: MTLPAPSDDTSSILAAPAIGVTAPTAVEALWQRQGTGDPRGLASRILGRTPVAKDARAWFAPALGEVLVAERLRTLSTSGETWRVVHAIPALPGEPEVDHLVIGPGGVVALSTASRDERPPDVAARRPEAEAARTSELLSRALGRHVVVRSIVIAVDPARRPAAATGTDVVGVDRMVRHLSALPPVLSVDEVREITRTALHPRTWRSALVVATQGAGSGAHPTASELGFWFAKLRTEVQRARRVRIAWVTSVGGVLVAAAAIAPMVVQQLPS, translated from the coding sequence TTGACGCTCCCCGCACCATCCGACGACACGTCGTCGATCCTCGCCGCACCCGCTATCGGCGTCACTGCTCCCACCGCCGTCGAGGCACTCTGGCAGCGGCAGGGCACGGGTGATCCGCGCGGCCTGGCGTCTCGGATCCTGGGCCGCACGCCAGTGGCGAAAGACGCCCGCGCCTGGTTCGCGCCGGCACTCGGCGAGGTGCTCGTGGCCGAGCGGCTCCGCACCCTGAGCACTTCGGGCGAGACGTGGCGCGTTGTGCACGCGATCCCCGCGCTGCCCGGAGAGCCCGAGGTCGACCACCTCGTCATCGGGCCCGGGGGAGTCGTCGCGCTCTCCACCGCGTCGCGCGACGAGAGGCCCCCCGACGTCGCGGCTCGCCGCCCCGAGGCCGAGGCGGCGCGAACCTCCGAACTGCTGTCACGAGCCCTCGGGCGCCACGTGGTGGTCCGCTCGATCGTGATCGCCGTCGACCCCGCCCGTCGCCCGGCCGCCGCGACCGGCACCGATGTCGTCGGCGTCGACCGCATGGTGCGTCACCTCAGCGCTCTGCCGCCGGTCCTCTCGGTCGACGAGGTCCGCGAGATCACCCGCACGGCCCTTCACCCGCGCACCTGGCGGTCCGCGCTCGTCGTCGCGACGCAGGGCGCAGGATCCGGGGCCCACCCCACCGCTTCCGAGCTGGGCTTCTGGTTCGCGAAGCTCCGCACCGAGGTGCAGCGCGCTCGCCGGGTGCGAATCGCCTGGGTGACCTCGGTGGGCGGTGTCCTCGTCGCTGCGGCGGCCATCGCCCCGATGGTTGTCCAGCAGCTCCCCAGCTGA
- a CDS encoding VanZ family protein has product MRFRPWLLVVTALYVGFIAWMTLRTSVYDGATASLLSRALHAFSAHQATSWLTFDRVESLANVAMFVPLGFFLALFFPRRLWILAALLCVLASYGIESYQGAYLPTRVEDMGDVVHNGLGGLVGALIATALRMLAAPRGPRGRRRVARASQSW; this is encoded by the coding sequence ATGCGCTTTCGCCCCTGGCTCCTCGTCGTCACCGCCCTCTACGTGGGGTTCATCGCGTGGATGACCCTGCGCACGTCCGTCTACGACGGCGCCACCGCGAGCCTGCTCTCTCGGGCGCTGCACGCCTTCTCAGCGCACCAGGCGACGAGCTGGCTCACGTTCGACAGGGTCGAGAGCCTCGCCAACGTCGCGATGTTCGTGCCCCTCGGGTTCTTCCTCGCGTTGTTCTTCCCCCGCCGTCTCTGGATCCTGGCCGCCCTCCTCTGCGTCCTCGCCTCGTACGGTATCGAGAGCTATCAGGGCGCGTACCTGCCGACCCGGGTCGAAGACATGGGCGACGTCGTCCACAACGGCCTCGGCGGCCTCGTCGGGGCGCTGATCGCGACGGCCCTGCGCATGCTGGCTGCCCCGCGCGGCCCTCGTGGCCGGCGTCGGGTCGCCCGCGCCTCGCAGTCCTGGTAG
- the rpsO gene encoding 30S ribosomal protein S15, translating into MALAPEVKTAIIEEYATHPGDTGSPEVQVAVMTQRIKDLTEHLKEHKHDHHSRRGLLLLVGQRRRLLGYLSDVDINRYRTLIERLGLRR; encoded by the coding sequence ATGGCACTTGCACCCGAAGTGAAGACTGCGATCATCGAAGAGTACGCGACCCACCCGGGCGACACGGGATCCCCCGAAGTCCAGGTGGCCGTCATGACCCAGCGCATCAAAGACCTGACCGAGCACCTCAAAGAGCACAAGCACGACCACCACTCGCGTCGTGGCCTCCTTCTGCTCGTTGGCCAGCGTCGTCGCCTGCTGGGCTACCTCAGCGATGTCGACATCAACCGCTACCGCACGCTCATCGAGCGCCTGGGACTGCGTCGATAA
- a CDS encoding MFS transporter encodes MSLLEDKPTAAVTATPMRGRVRGNVVIILCVMYAISYIDRTNISTALPTIQASLHLTTNELGWVVSAFSIPYALLQVFGGNIGERFGARKALFWIALLWGVATLATGLSIGFWTLFGARVLLGLTEAAAFPTATSAMTRWVPSDRNGFVQGVVHSASRLGNAAAPLVVAWLIVWAGWRVSFLVLGVVSIVWGVIWFAYFRNRPDEHKRVTQVELDEMPDRPKSAARPPVPWRRLIPSMVPVAFVDFGYGWTLWVFLTWLPSFLGDSYGLKLLSYAGFTSVVLIGGVFGDTVGGMVSDAFYRRTRDMRKSRRNTLVIGLIGSAAWLVPVFAIHNLVVAIVSLTISFFFLELCNATLWAIPMDTAPEWAGTASGMMNTGFGIAGILSPIVFAAVLSATGWQWPFFASIVLLLVAAVVAWRMNPRRITSADGLAPAPSLP; translated from the coding sequence ATGAGTCTGCTCGAAGACAAGCCCACTGCTGCCGTCACGGCGACACCGATGCGCGGGCGGGTCCGCGGCAACGTCGTGATCATCCTCTGTGTCATGTACGCGATCTCGTACATCGACCGCACCAACATCTCCACCGCGCTGCCGACCATCCAGGCGAGCCTGCACCTGACGACGAACGAGCTCGGCTGGGTCGTCTCGGCGTTCTCCATCCCGTACGCCCTGCTGCAGGTCTTCGGCGGCAACATCGGCGAGCGGTTCGGTGCGCGCAAGGCCCTGTTCTGGATCGCCCTGCTCTGGGGTGTCGCCACCCTCGCCACCGGCCTCTCGATCGGCTTCTGGACCCTGTTCGGTGCGCGCGTGCTGCTCGGACTCACCGAGGCGGCTGCCTTCCCGACGGCGACGAGCGCGATGACGCGCTGGGTGCCTTCTGACCGCAACGGGTTCGTGCAGGGCGTCGTGCACTCGGCGTCGCGCCTCGGCAACGCGGCCGCGCCCCTCGTCGTGGCCTGGCTGATCGTGTGGGCCGGCTGGCGCGTCTCGTTCCTCGTGCTGGGCGTCGTCAGCATCGTCTGGGGCGTGATCTGGTTCGCGTACTTCCGCAACCGCCCCGACGAGCACAAGCGTGTCACCCAGGTCGAGCTCGACGAGATGCCCGACCGGCCGAAGAGCGCCGCGCGCCCGCCCGTGCCGTGGCGTCGTCTCATCCCGAGCATGGTCCCGGTCGCCTTCGTCGACTTCGGCTACGGCTGGACGCTCTGGGTCTTCCTCACCTGGCTGCCGTCCTTCCTCGGCGACAGCTACGGGCTGAAGCTGCTGTCGTACGCGGGTTTCACCTCGGTGGTGCTGATCGGCGGGGTGTTCGGCGACACCGTCGGCGGCATGGTCAGCGACGCGTTCTACCGGCGCACCCGCGACATGCGGAAGTCCCGGCGCAACACGCTCGTGATCGGGCTCATCGGCTCGGCCGCCTGGCTCGTGCCGGTCTTCGCGATCCACAATCTCGTCGTCGCGATCGTCTCGCTGACCATCTCGTTCTTCTTCCTCGAGCTCTGCAACGCCACCCTCTGGGCGATCCCGATGGACACGGCGCCCGAGTGGGCGGGCACGGCGAGCGGGATGATGAACACCGGGTTCGGCATTGCCGGCATCCTGTCGCCCATCGTCTTCGCTGCTGTCCTCTCGGCCACCGGATGGCAGTGGCCGTTCTTCGCGTCGATCGTGCTGCTGCTCGTGGCGGCCGTCGTCGCCTGGCGCATGAACCCGCGCCGCATCACCTCCGCCGACGGCCTCGCGCCGGCCCCTTCTTTGCCCTAG